In Acidobacteriota bacterium, the genomic window TCGATGCCATTAAGAGCATCAGGGAACGCTTCGAGTCGGCGGCCCCGCGATCGCCCTGAATGAATGGATTTCAGAGTTTCTGGACTACTGCGATAAGGAGAGGTTGCCGGCGGATTTCGTCAGCACGCACCATTATCCGACCGATGCGTTCGGCGAAGAGGGTGACGATACGTTGACCCAGTTGGCAAAGAGCCAGCGAAGCATTCTCCGCGAGCAGGCTCAAGACGCAAAACGCCGCGCTCGGGGCAAGCCACTCTACTACACCGATTGGAATGCGTCATCGAACCCACGCGATTCGCTGCATGATGAACCCTACTCAGCGTTTGCCGTGAAGACCATATGGAAGCAAACGGACTGGTCGAAGGCTACAGCTTCTGGACCTTCTCAGACATCTTTGAGGAGAACTACTTTCCCTCGCAGCCGTTTCACGGTGGGTTTGGGTTGCTGAACCTTCACGGCATTCCGAAACCGGCCTACCGCGCATTTGAGCTGCTGCACTCGTTGGGAAACGAGAGCTTGCTCGTTGACGGTCTGCATGAGACGGTCGATGCCTGTGTTGTTCGTGGAGTCAATAAGACAACGGTGTTACTCACCAACCATGCCTTGCCGCGCCGCTGCCTCGAGAAGCAGCGAGTGAGAATTCAACTAAGCAAGGCGCCTGAGCCGGCAAGCGCGCACGTGAAGCGAATCGACGAGGACCATGCGAACCCGCAACGACTGTGGAAGGATATGGGCGCTCCGGAGTATTTGAGCAGTGCACAGTTGGACAAACTCCAGGACGCATCGCAGCTAAAGCGAGAGCCGGTTGATTTCGAATACACAAGCGGAAGAATTGAGTTTGAAGTCACGCTTCCGGCGAACAGCGTGGCAGCGATCGAATTTGATTTTCCCAACTCCTAGTGTCATGTAACAAAGACTTCGCTAGCGAGTAACAGCCAGTCCTGTAAGGGCGGTCCTCCGTGGCCGCCCCTTCCCATGCGGTGTCATTCAGGGCAGAGAGGGGCGTCTACGGAGGGACCGCCCTTACGGGACCACCGCTATCGAGGTTAAGCTCCATTTTGTTGCGAGGTCTATGGTGAAGCCGAGACAACACTCTTACCCTGACAAGAAGCTCGAGGTGCTTCAGCGCCTTACCTTTGACTATTTCCTGAAGGAAACGAACCCCGAAAATGGCCTAGTCCCGGACAGCACGCGCCAGGGAGCGCCGTGCAGCATCGCTCCAACTGGTTTTGCACTCGCGGGCTATCCCATCGGCGTCGAGCGTGGATTCATCACGCGCGACGACGCGATTCGACGAACCCTCACGACGCTGCGTTTCTTCTGGAATAGCCCGCAGGGTCCGCAACCAGACGCCACCGGCTACAAGGGTTTCTACTATTACTTTCTCGACATGAAGACCGGCCGCCGCGTGTGGAATTGCGAACTGTCGACAATCGATTCGACGTTCTTGATCGCCGGAGCCCTGACCGCCGCGGAGTATTTCAATCGCGACACTGAAGATGAACGCGAGATTCGCACACTTGGCGACGCCATCTATCGCCGCGCGGACTGGCAATGGGCTCAGACCCGAGGAGTGCCTGTCACGCACGGCTGGAGACCCGAAAGCGGGTTCATCAAGTACCGTTGGCAAGGCTACAATGAGGCTCTGATTCTCTACATCCTCGGCCTCGCTTCGCCAGAACACCCGTTGCCGGAAAAGAGTTACAAGGCGTGGACCAGCACTTATGAATGGAGGATCCTTTACGGCCGCGAGTTTCTCTACGCAGGTCCGCTCTTCATTCATCAGCTTTCGCACATGTGGATCGACTTTCGCGGGATTCAGGACGGGTACATGCGCAACAAGGCGATCGACTATTTCGAGAACAGCCGGCGCGCTACTTACATTCAGCAGCAGTACGCGATCCGCAATCCA contains:
- a CDS encoding glucoamylase family protein yields the protein MKPRQHSYPDKKLEVLQRLTFDYFLKETNPENGLVPDSTRQGAPCSIAPTGFALAGYPIGVERGFITRDDAIRRTLTTLRFFWNSPQGPQPDATGYKGFYYYFLDMKTGRRVWNCELSTIDSTFLIAGALTAAEYFNRDTEDEREIRTLGDAIYRRADWQWAQTRGVPVTHGWRPESGFIKYRWQGYNEALILYILGLASPEHPLPEKSYKAWTSTYEWRILYGREFLYAGPLFIHQLSHMWIDFRGIQDGYMRNKAIDYFENSRRATYIQQQYAIRNPRGFAGYGEYIWGLTASDGPGPASKKIGGKLRRFYDYEARGIPNGPDDGTLAPWAVIASLPFAPEIVLPSIQYFDETFPEMT